Genomic segment of Vulpes lagopus strain Blue_001 chromosome 7, ASM1834538v1, whole genome shotgun sequence:
GGGGCTAGCAGGTTGCTTCTGAACTTCAGAGGAAGTGGTGAATGAATTAGTACATGCTTGCTGTCCCACCCCTCTGGGGGCGGTTTCTGGGAAATCGGGATCTCCAAGCCAAAAACTGCAGTGGCCTCAGATAAGCAAACTGTGAATGTCCCATGGACCTTGGCTGGGGACAGGAACATGTACTGAGTCAGGCTCAGATGGGAATTGGGCATGGCACCCTTTCTGAAAGGTCCAGAATCATCCCAGGCTTGCTACCACCCCTCATACCAGCCATTCCACCAGCAGGCTCCCTGGGTCTGGGAGCCACAACAGCGAAGCAGCCTGGCCCAGCCTGGGAGAGACAGGGATGGCTCAAAATGGGGGAGTGGGTTAGGGGTAGGGGGTGGGCTAGGCAGTGGCTTCTAGGAGGAAGGTGGCCTGGATGCCAGCCTAGTGTGGCTGGGCTGTGGGGGCCCTAGAAGAACTGGGTGGCCACTAGGGTAGATctgctggggccagggcaggacGGAGACCCCTTCTCTGTCCTTGGGTCAGGTTGCTGTTGGGCCCCATTCATCTAGCTAGGGCTCTTTGTTCACTTCCAAGGTCCCTAGAACAAGACTTGCACTTTGGCAAAACAATCTGAGAGCCATAAAGATCCTGGCATCTTGTGGCCTGTGGAGGTCTCCCCCTGGGGAATGTATTGAGAGGAGAGCAGGGAACAGAACCCAGAAGGGGGTGGTTCAGTGTGGTGGTGTGTGAGCTCAGGGGGGCCATGATGGGGTCATCCGGGCAGAGGGAGCCCCTGAGTCATGGCTTGCGTGAGAAGGCCGGGCCTTTGGCTGGCCAAGGCAGTGCCACTGTCCTGAGCCCAGACCCTTGGGAGTGCCCCGGAGGGCCTAGGGTAGGATTACCAGTAACTTTTTTCAATTATCCTTCAATAAAGTTGCAATGCTGCTTTTATAACAAATAGCAATGAAGCGAATACATTTTGAGGGATTTGGAAGCAGCTGGTGCTTGTGTCCCTGGCAGCTCTGGGGAAGCCCAGCTCCCGAGTCTGGCCATGGATGGGGTGGGGTTGCTTCAGGAGTGTGGCCAGGTGCCAAACCCTGGGTCAAAGGAGGAAGATGTCTTGGCGACACTGGTTGGCGTGGGGTGGGGTACAGCCGCCATTTTGGGGACCCACACAAGGTTCTGAGGCAGTGACTGGCCCCCAGGGGTCTCCTCCATCAGACCCGCAGCATCCAGCCCTGAGTAAAGGGCGTAGAGTCCCTGGAGCTGTCTCTGGCTGCCCGTAAATGTTCCCCTTTCTTAGCACGACTACAGCCAGAAGCACCTGTATGCACGTCTGTGCTGCCTGCCGTGTGGCTCTGAGTATGTTTGGGATAATACGGGCTTCACACCTCCTCAGCGGTCTGAGAAAGGAGCTTCCCCAAGGAGCACAGTGAGCAGGCCCAGCCCTGTCCCATACAAGGCCTGctccacagagcagagagcacagGTCCAGCCTAGAAACAGCTATACCAGGAGGACAGGCTGGCTGAGGACGTGGGAAAGGCTCTGAGCAGCCAGCCCGACCTGCCCAGGGGACCGCCCAGCTTCCCTGCAGGCAGCAGCCCGAGTCAAGTGCCTCAAGCCCGGGCCCTGCTGGTCCCGCCCCGGACAGCCCGTGGTTTTGCCATGATGGGGGGATAGGCCTCTGCAGCCCCCCTGGATCTGACAGCTCCATGCACACAAGGGTTCCTGAGGTCTGAGAAGGGAAACACTGCTCATGAGCAGAGGACTTGGGAGTTCCCAGGATGCAGGCAGAGCTGTGAGAGTGGCAAGGAGGTTCGCCCCAAGTCTGGGAGAAGAGCAGCTCAGGAAGTGGACCACCACTGGCCAGAGAGGAGCCTCGGCCTGGCTTTGCTTTGGGGGGGGTTGTGAGCTGGCAAGGAGGGAGTGCAAACAGGGTGTAGGGGCAGGGGGGGCTTTGAGGCCCCTGGacctgctgagcttggagtccTTGGAAGCATCTCAATGGTTTCTGTGGAGAGCAGGGGTATGGGTGAGCCTTGGGCCCCCCACTTGCTTCACTCTGAGCAGTGTTACTGTGGGCTGTTTAATGCAACAGGCCCCAGCTCTAGTCCCTTGTCagacagaaggggaaactgaggcccagaaaaggaAAGACTGGTTTGAAGTCACACAGAAGTTCAGCACCAGGTCTCCATGTCCCAGGCTCTTTCTGGCATGTGGCAGCAGCCATAACAGCACCTGCCTTATCTACCCTGGGACCTCCCAAAAGCCTGCCAACGGTACAGAACACGCCCCATGCCCTACCCCAGCTGCTCCTCCCCTACACTTAGTGGCTATGGCCGGTGACCAACCAACACCCTCCAAACGCTGGAGCCACTTGGGCATCCTCTTTATTGCTGTTATCCAGGTGCTGGCATAGAGTCCCTGGGCCGAGGGGCCCGGGCTGTGAGGGGCAGGTGGCAGTCCCACAGGCAGTAGATGAGAAGGTGCATTCTGGCATAAAAAGTTTTGGGGAAAGGATCCTTTGACAGCGGTGAGGGGAATGGCATGTACTTCTTAGCCAAAGACACTCTTGGCAGGTCCAGCTTTGGGCTTCTCAAAGACAGTCTCCGAGCCGGTCCGGCTGCCGCTGAACACTGATGGGGCGGTGGAGCCGGCTAGTTCTGTGGGGGAGGACACAGAGGTGTGGGCATGGGGTCTCCCTTTACCGGGGGAGGGGGTGTCCCCTGAGCTCAGGAGCTCTGGATTCTCAGGGAATGACCTCAGACCCTTCGCCCTGTCGCCCACCCCCAATGACACCCATCCCACCCTCCAACCCCACCACCCAGGGGGATACTCACCACACTCCCGCATGACCTGGTAGGTCTTGGACTTGATCTCCTGGTTCTTGGCTAGGTTCCCACGGGCCCCCTTCAGATCTTCCTCCTTCACAGGGGGGCGCTTCTTCTTGATGGGGGCATCTGGAGCACCAGCCTTGGAGAGCCCAGAGCTTCATCTTACAACCCCAGCCTTGAGGCTCAaagccccttcccacctctgtgCCTTGGCCCTGAGATCCCTCTTCACCAGTCACTGAACTCAAGTCAGTTGAAGGCCCCactcctcttccaggaagctttCCCAAATATATTCCATCCACCACCTGCaagtctctctgtccttctcccacAAGCTGGGAGCTTGAGGAGTGTGGCTGCTGTGGCCTCACACTGTTAGTCTACCTGGCCAGGCTCAGGCCTGGGCACAAAGGGTAAAGGGGAGAGGGACTGGTTTGAGGTGGAGTTTTAAGGGCTGAATTCCAAGACCTGCTTGCTGGGTGGCAAGGGGTCCCTTAGGGATTGCCTTTCTCTCCCCCATATTGCCAGTGTTTACCTTGTGTGTTTTGGGGAGGCAATAGGGTAGAGCTAGATGCCCATGAAGTCAGCCCCACCCATGGAGCAGGCAGCAAGGAGAACTCTCTACTTAGCATGCTGGTCGCTCTGTCCCTCCAGTACTAGGCATACACAGGCTCAGCGCTTATCCAACCCATCACCCCCAGGCGCCCATGACTCTGAGGCCTCATTTCTTCCTAAGCCCTGGGGACAGGTGCAGGGAATCCCTGGTCCCCGAGCCTGGGCTGGGCTGCTGGGGCAACACACTACACACTGTACACAGAGACCTATCCTGCTGGGGAGACACCCGAGCAGAGCTGCGGACCTACAGACCCAGCCTCACAtggatgtgtacacacacacacacggctacACATGGAGCTACATGCAGTCAGCTTCctcacacacacaagcatacacaGAGATTCGAAGTATCATACATGTTGTCTCTACCCTACTGGCAAACCAGACGATACCACCAAACCCAAGATAAATAGGGATTTGTCAGCAAGCTGGGGCCCAGGCttgccctccctgggccctggccttTCAGGGGCTGCAGACACTCCTCTTTACACCTGGAGTTCAGCTCAGGACACAACTGTCAAGAGAGGAGAGCGTGCAGGTTTCCAGCCCCACCCTGGCACCCACCCAGCCTGCGCTGGACCCTCCTACCTGCGACATGGTGGGTGCTGTACGAGAGCTGTTTGAAGGTGCTCCTCTGGCAGGCAGAAACCAGTGGAAGGGATCAGAGCAGCGCCGGCCCTCCGGGGCTTATATGGTCCACTTGCCGGTCCGGAAAGCCACTCCCCTCCTTGACGGGCTTCCTGATGATTCAGGTCCGTACTGCCTGTAGCTTCAGAGTTTATTCTTAGAGATGAGCGGGCTGGCTAAGCGCTGCTGCCTGGGGATGGCCGTCAGCTGGGGGGACCCTGTGCCCTTGAGAACAGCTGCTCTATACAGGCAGGAGGTGCCGAGACTGGCAGCGAACAAGGGGTGTGTTGATGAATGCGGATTTTGGAACAAGTGCGGCAGCCTGAGCTGTCCACCTGGGATAGTCCATCCCGATGTAGTGGGTGTCCCCAAGGGAAGTGAGGGCCCTGAGCCAGGCTGGGCCATTCTGAGCTTGTTTTCCACTCTCTTCTATCCGCCACCCAcaccctcccgcccccctcaGATTCCAGAGGAAAGAGACTTTCCATCTCTGCACAGCAGCAGGGCAGGAGCTTCCTGTGTCTGAATCTCAGGAGCATTTGCTCACAGGGAGCACAGCCCCCCACAGTTCATAGGTGAGCACCCGTCCCGAGGGACGGCTGGACAGCTGCTCCATCTGTGTGTGCTCTTGTGTCTGACCACGGTCTGGCTCGCAGTGCAAGTTTAGCAAGGGACAAGGAGACAGGGGGTCAAGTGCCCAAGAAGGGCCAGGGAAGGGCGCAGAGTCTGGCTGGCTGAAGGCACCCACAGGTACCAGGCCAGAGGACGCTTAGGTTGCCGAAAGAGGGTGAGGGACATCTGAGCCCATTCTAGCCACTGACCTGTGGAGAGAGCAAAGGGTCCAAGGTTTCCCCTGGAGGTCACTTAGCTCTCTGCTACCTACTAATATCCATCCTTGAAGGGGAGACCATCGGGGTGCATGGCAGTGCTCCCCACCTGCAATGGGTGTGGGGAGTGGATGTGGGGGGTGTCAGCCACCCCTAAGTTCCTTGTCAGTTTGTGATGGAGATTATTTTTATCCTTGGAGGCTCCAAGCAGACGGAACCCCACCAGGCACTGACATTTGGTAATCCCCAATGCCACTCCACACATGCCCGCCCCGTGAGGGAGCGAACAAGCGAGCAAgagggccaggagggccaggagggccaggagggccaggagggccaggagggccaggctGCTGTTGTCTGGCCGCGGGGCTTGGAGCTGGTGCACGTCTCTCAGGACGaagctggaggggaaggagaaggccGACGTGGCGGCCAAGGCGCTGCAGATGTCGCTGGCTTACCAGTTCGTGACCCCGCTGACCTCCATGACCATCAGGGGCATGGCGGACGAGGACGGCCTGGAGCCCGTCATTGACAAGCCCCCCGAGGGTAGGGCTCTGAGGGGCAGGCGGAGGGCGGGAGGCTCCGGGGGCCCCAGGCCTCGGGCCTTTaactctcttccctttctctcccttccagaTTCCCTGCCCTTGGGTGAGTTTTTAAACCAGGCTGGTTTTCcggaggggctcctggggcccTGCAGGCAGCCCGGCCCCCCAGCCTCGCCGCTGCCCCGGGTGCCTGCGGAGCCCTCACGCAGCTTCCATGCGGGCCTCCGGGAGCCGGCGTCTGCCCGCGGCCGGGCCGGGGTGCCCAGGGCAGGGTCAGCCGAGGCCGCGTGGCCTCCGGGCCAGGGTGCCTCGGGGAACGAGGCCCGGGCCTccggggggtggtgggggtgacgcTGGCCCACGGTGTGTCCTCCGCAGAGATGGTGGGACACAGAAAGAGTAAGTGGCAGCGCCCACCGCCACCGTCTCTACCTCTCCCGGCGCGCAGCCCCTCAGGCGGCCCAGTCAGCCCTGAGCCTCGCCGCGTTGGCCTGAGGAGGAAATGACGGACAGCAGGAGGCTCGCTCACCGCCTCTCCCCGGGACCCTCACAACAGCCCCCTGACCAGGCCTGAGTCCCCTGTGCCACCAGCCCCGCCAGGCCCCCACGGAGGGGACACAGGGCGGCTGGCTCACCGGCAGGCATCAGGGGCTCGGGGCCCTCCTGCTCGGGGGCTTCAGGCCTGCCGCCTGGGGGGGCTGGGAAAGGAGCCCGCAGCCCCGGGGAAGGGGGGTACCATCCTCCTAAGTGCCATTCCCTCCCGCCAGCGTTCAAGCTGCCGGCTTCACAGCCTTCCCCGACTCGGTCCAGTCCCGACATCCAGCAGTTGCCAAACCAAGTGACCGGAGGCGAGTTCTGGGGAGGGTGTGAGGGacacccctgccctgctcctggccGGCCCCAGCCCACCTGCCCGATGCCCAATCTAACGGACTCCATGCTATGCCCCCAGTGGACACTGACCCCCACTTCCTCATCCACGTGCCCCAGAAGGAGGATACCCTGTGCTTCAATATCAATGAGGAGCCCGGCGTGATCCTCAGCCTGGTGCAGGACCCGGACACAGGTACTCGTGACCTCGCGGCCTCCGCCAGACAGGGTGGGGCTGCACTCCTGCGCCCTCGGTGGTAGCCACCGACACGACAGTGTCCATGGCCTCCACTTCCCACAGCCTGGGCCCCGGTCACCTGGCTGAGCTCAACCCACCTCCTTCTCTCCCATCGACCTGCCTGGGCCCTAGATGGCACCTGCTCTTGGACGTGTGACCCCTGCAGGCACCCAGGACCCTGTGCTTAGAAGGGCCCCTGCTCGGTTTAATGCTCTGCTCTAGTTGTCTTGAAGTTCTTAACAGTTTTTGAGCAAAGTCCCTCACTTTCATTTTGTACCAAGTTCTGCAAATTCTGGAGTAAtcctgccctgccttccccctCAGCTTGGCTGAGGGCGCCCGAGTCCCTCCTCCAGCAGTGCTCCCTGTCCCACTGTCTGTGGGCCACTCTCTCCCGGCCTCCCTCCCAGTCCGATCAGGCGGTCTGCAAGGATTTCTTGAGCACCTCCTAGGGGCTACAGGTGCAGTAGGGACTGAGCCAAAGTCCCTGTGCTTGTGCAGTTTGGCCAAGGGAGACAGACAAGCAAACAAATTCTCAGATGACAATTTGAGAGCATGAGACATGCCATGTTGGGATAGTGAAGGCAAGCAGGGGGCTTAGGGTTGCTGAGTTGGGAGGAGGCCTCTGTGACCTGCTCCTGGGTCAGGGATTAGGGCGACAGAGAAGGAGCACGCCCAAGTCCTATCCTCGGGGAGACAAGACCCCTGCCCTGGGGGCCCAGAAGCAAGGGCTAAGCAGTAGGTAGTAAGCCCataggagtggggagggagaagtgCTGTGTGGCCTTCACTCACCCTGAAGGCCCCCTGGAGGGGGGACCCTCAAAGCCAGTGTGGAGTGTGGGTGTCTCCCAGGAGGGGGGCCCGGCATGAGCAAAGGCAGGCTGGCAGGCATCTAGCGAGAGTTGGCCCTTCTCTGACCTGGATGGCCCCTCACCCTCCTGCAGGCTTCTCTGTGAATGGGCAGCTCATCGGCAACAGAGCTGGGAGCCCTGGGCAGCACCAGGGCACGTACTTTGGGCAGCTGGGGATTGTGAACCCCACGACAGGCTTTCAGCTGGAGGTGACCCCTCACAACATTACGCTGAACCCTGGCTCGGGTGGACCCGTGTTCTCCTGGAGGAACCAGGCTTCACTGCGGCAGCATGAGTAACCAGGCTGGGGACTgggcctggtgggggggggggaggcagatggggggaggcctggggagggatAAGGCAGGAAGCCCCAGAGCCAGCTCAGCTGCCTGAGCTTGCCGGGCCCTCGTCCCCTGAGCTACGTCAGTGAATGTCATCCGTGTGGCCTCCGTGTGGGCTGGGCAGACCTGTTGGGCCCTGTGGGCCACCCCACCCGTTTCCCTCCGCTCCTGGACCCTCGCTCCAGGCCGGCTGCCTGCGTGCCCTTACCCAGCGGTCCATTTTCATCACCACCAAACAAAGCCAACCCACGTCCTGGGCCCAGCGCCAAGGCCACCTATTCCCTGAAACCCACCTCATCTCTTCTCCGCTGGACTCGAGCTCTCTGGGCGTCTCTTTCAGCACCTATCTTGGCACACCTTGTGCTTTTGTTTGTTCCTTCCTCCACTCACTCATTCTCCAAACTCTGCCAAGTACCAGAGCTGATGCTGGGCAGCAGAGCTTTAGGAAGGAGAGAGCAGAGTCCAGTGTGGAGGACACAGATGATGAGTGGCAGTCGGAGAACACGGACTTTGATATTAGAGAAGCTGGAGTCCAAGTCCTGCCTTTACTGCTTAGCAACTGTGTGGCCTGGACCTGGCAAGTCCCtcaccctctctgagcttcacagGATCAGAGTGAGAACAAATAATGCAGTTTGTATGGAGGGCttggcacagtgcccagcacactgtaagcccccccccccccatagcaGCATGTAGCAGGTAACAGCCCTCATCTGGGAGTGGGGGGCGTGGTGCTCATGACAGCTGGATCCAAGAGGAGCAGGGCAGCTGCCCGGAGAGGCGTGTGGTGTAGCTGCACCTGCCCCCACGGCCACCTTGCCCTGCAGGGTGGTAGTGACCATCAACAGGAAGAGGAACCTGGTGGTGGCTGTGGAAGATGGGGGCACGTTTGAGGTTGTCCTGCACCGGGTGTGGAAGGGGAGTGCCGACCACCAGGACTTCTTGGGCTTCTACGTGCTG
This window contains:
- the LOC121495122 gene encoding inter-alpha-trypsin inhibitor heavy chain H1-like, whose product is MVGAVRELFEGAPLAGRNQWKGSEQRRPSGAYMVHLPVRKATPLLDGLPDDSGSEQASKRARRARRARRARRARRARLLLSGRGAWSWCTSLRTKLEGKEKADVAAKALQMSLAYQFVTPLTSMTIRGMADEDGLEPVIDKPPEDSLPLEMVGHRKTFKLPASQPSPTRSSPDIQQLPNQVTGVDTDPHFLIHVPQKEDTLCFNINEEPGVILSLVQDPDTGFSVNGQLIGNRAGSPGQHQGTYFGQLGIVNPTTGFQLEVTPHNITLNPGSGGPVFSWRNQASLRQHEVVVTINRKRNLVVAVEDGGTFEVVLHRVWKGSADHQDFLGFYVLDSHRMSARTHGLLGQFFHPIDYTVSDPHPGSDPTKTDATMLVKSHQLTVTRGLQKDYSKNPRHGAEVTCWFVHNNGAGLIDGVYTDYIVPDIF
- the MUSTN1 gene encoding musculoskeletal embryonic nuclear protein 1, which translates into the protein MSQAGAPDAPIKKKRPPVKEEDLKGARGNLAKNQEIKSKTYQVMRECELAGSTAPSVFSGSRTGSETVFEKPKAGPAKSVFG